The genomic window AACCTTCAGACAAGTACTGGAGCCTACCTATCCCACAAAACTCCAAaccatattttaaattcatagaaaaaGTTCTCTGCAAATCtcaaaaggaatatatattccCTTGCTTGTTTTAATTGGAAGGGGGGGTGGAAAAGATTGTTTATCCTACTTGTAGATATCCCAGGTAGGTATGGAAAATCCTTTTCTCCCTGTGCTTGGGTAGCCAATCTGTCATTTCTTCTTAGAGCTGGTATGTTTCAAGGCACTGAAAGGGTTCAGAAAGGCTATTCCAGGGTAGAAGCTTTCAAGGTTAGGGCTTTCAAGGTGCTCATTCTTGCCCTTCAGGCCCACATTGTAGTTACTTTGTCCCCTTAGATCTTGTGGATTTGAGTAAAAGACTATGAGTAAATGTtaaggggaaagaagaagcagGGATGGGAGCCGGTGGACTGTAGGCCTGACCAGTATGTAGGATATTGTCAATTCAAAGAATATTagaattttcagaaattttgtGCCCTTGTTTTTGAGCTTTAaagatttcttcatttttcaaattttaaaaattcttctttataCTGACAATTTGCCTACAAAGTTTCAACCTCTATTTCTTCCATAGttgttaaaaggaatttctcaGTTGCTGACTTTGAATTACTTTtaatggggaggagaggggagagatggaatgggaaaaggaggaaacagggaaagggacctctagaAATGGATCATTTTTTATCAAAACGTATTGGACAATGAAAAGCAATAGCTGACTTGTGTCCAATGAGAGATTAAGTCTTTTTTGGGCTGCTTGATACTCCTTTAGCTGGGAAGATGGGATGTTGGAAGCAGAGTCCTCAGTACTTATTTGATGACAGTATTTTTCCTCAGGAAATTCCTGGAATTCATCATGGTgcaaagaaaccaaattatttcCTCAGGCTGAGGGtcaatcactaaataaatagcaaTGATTATTCTTATGTCAGTCACTGTATTCAATAAGACACCTCCCCCCAAATTCATCTTAAGAGAGAGGGCCAGAAGTACACAAACTAGAATATGCCAAGTAAATACAGAGTATATAAAAATGTCAGAAGGCATAATCCTAATGGAACTATGAGGCTATCAGAAGAGTTTAGGACAGAGGTGTACACGGTCACCAGGCTGATATCtatgggagaaaagaaggggaaaaacaaaaacaaaaaacaaaccaaaaaactccTATAGTAAAAATGTCATCTAGTAAGGAATTAAAAGATGACTAAGTCGTTGGAAGACATGTGGGCTGAGCTAAGGGAAGAGTAGTGGATGACTGAGCCTGCAAACCTGGGTGACAAAAAAGGGAATTTCAGAAGAGAACAGAGGGTAGGAGAAATAGAACAGATTCTGTTTTGGACATCTTGAGGATCCAGTGCAATTGGCCATCTGGTTCAAAATGTCCATTAGATATTACATGGGAATTGGGGGAAAGAGCTCAAGAGAGATTGAGGCAGGATGAATATCCCTGGCCGTGGTTTAACCTGTATATGTTTGTATCCCGACATAGaagaatgatacttgtaactccttaGGACATTCTCAATATTCTGGCTGTTAGACGGAATATACATGGCCAGGGGATAACGAATGTGCGTGAagtatgaaggaataatatctttttttaaaaatgatgacagGGAGTGAGACAGGAATGtactgggaaaagggaaaggaaaaagtggaGTGCTGCAAATTATGTgccataagaaaaagaaaaaaaaaaaaaaggctttttcattgaagaaggagaggagagattgAGAGAACATTACTCTTATCAGAAGTGGCTCAAATAAGAGACATCATAAATACTCAATAGGTGTATGGAAATCTATCTTAGCCTGCAGGAAAATGGGAGGGCAATAGAATATGGGAGAGGGATGATAAAAGAAGAGAGTCAGTGGTCAATAGCAAAACATGTTTGAagagagagtgaaaggagagagagaataaatgaggggaaagcaatagtaatagtaaaagcaatttttgaAGTGTTTATCTattggaatatcattgttctctgggaaatgatgagctgaaTGTTCCCATGGGggggaaaaaacctgaaaagtacTCCACGAACAAAGCAAAATATGCTGTATATGAAATGATAGCAAGGTTCTAGGGAGATCAGGAGTAAAGGATTTTAATGGTTCTCACTCACAAAATCTTGTACaactactctaaaggacttatgataaaaaatcttATTCATTCACAGAGAAGGactgattatgtgtgaatacagattgaagcattctcatttttttcttaatctctctatttttaaaataatttctcttcagTGTTCTATTTTCATTAAGGTGGGAGGTCTATGTTTTTTCacaaatttatgaaaatgttttggataatttcatatgtggtttcttaatttgtGGATGGGGAAAGAACCTACAAAgcaaacatctttaaaaaatctttacattaagaaatgtataagaaaaaattttaaatgtaatgggctcaatattaaattaattgaaattatattcaaaaagggATCATTCACTTTTGTCCTTTGGAGGTTATCATAGTAACTTTGCATTTCACTTAGTAAAACTCAATCCAATGAGAATGTGAGAAATCAGAGTACAGAGAGtttaggagagagaaaggggaaagaataagtAGAGgccacagtcaataaacatttcttatctAGAGTGGGTCAAGCTCCATAGTAAGCAGTGGGGGGATACAAGAATTGCCCAAGCCGGGCCCTGGTTTGAAGGAGTTTCCAGTATAAGGGGGTGATTCCATACAAACaactctgtacaaataagtggtTTACCAGAAAAAATTGGAAGTAATGAAGTTGTCTCTTGGGGTTCCTCCAAGTGTGTGATAAGGGAGAGCATAGGCAAGAGCACATTGATAAAGGTCCAGTTGCCCACCAAAGGCCAGGAATCACTCCTTGGCCAATCATAATCTCAGAGCTGCTGCTCTTTGCTACCCACATTTCCTGATTCCTTCACCTTTGCTCATATGGTCccttcttcattcacagacttggTCGAGGAGCAACAGGCAAAAGCAATGAGACGCTCAGGTCCCCGTCACCGTATTTTTgccttgtatttggaaaatattcaGCAACCCTCCGACCTCAGGAGCCAGGGGCACAATATTCCTGTGAGCTCACCAAGGAAGGAGAGGAACGCTGGGGGCCCTTGGTGGATGAGACATTTAGGCTTTGACATTCCTCCTAAGGCCCTGgctcttcttttgattttgattaatcCACCCCCTCGTTCTGCATCCCGTGCTGAAACAACACACAGAGCTCCAAACAGGAACAGCAAAGTCCATCCTATTTTCACAAATGATTCAGAAACTTCACCCAAGGCTGTCCCCAACGCCCTCACCTCCACCATCAGGCCTCCGGAATTATGCTCTGAAAAAGCCGGTCCCAACCACCCTGAAAAATTCAGTGCATTTAAGAAACTAAGATCTAAAGAGGAAACTGCCCTTAGCCCTCTCTCCAACAGTACCCCACTGGACCCTGTCTTTCGCCTTCGGGACACCAGTACACCAAAATGTGTTCGGAAACTTGCTGCAGAAATGCTCCAAGAAGAATGGTCTTGTCCAGAAAATGCTAATCCCCCCAGCCCTATCAGAACCAGTGCCATTAATATAAGACCTAAAGTACAGCCTATCTCCAACCCTGTCTCCAGCACTATTCCAGAGTGTAGCTACAAAGATGACTCAGAAATGATACTAGGAGAATGCTCCAAACAACAAAAATCCACCCTATCCCGCCTTGCCAAACTCATTACAACTCAAAAGAGGAGGGGTAAAGTGAACCCTGCCTTTGTCATCCACTCCCATTCCTCCCAAACAACCCAGGGAGGCCATTCTGGCTAATAATGccccttttggggtttctttaaaaagtttctttctttaaatggaGGAGTCTAGAAGTATCATCAAAAATATGCTAACTTCCAGCACTGCCTATTTTGCCTACAGGCTTGACAACATTATGCTGCCGATCAAATTtagacattaaaataaaaaaaaaaaaaaattggggtagAATGGAGGTCCTTTAGACACAGCCCCAAAGATGGGAAGAAAGCCATTGGACTGAGGATTTTCCTGTCTGAACTATCATCACTAGGCTAAATCCACCGAAAAAAGAAGTGGGGACCCTTGGCCTGGCTAGGTATTGGCTGGAGCTTCAGCAAAAACCACAGACACTTTTATCTCACAGTCAAATCAAGTTGAAGTTGTGAGCCTCCTGGAGAATAAGTGAAGCTGGGCTGATTAGGATGGCAACAGCTGGCCCACTGAGGACCTGAGGAAGTGGCCCTGACAAGAAGGAACCACACCCTGGTGGGAGCAGAGGCAGGGGCTGGGATGCTATTGGCTGCTAGTACAGAGTGCTGGTACACCCAAGAGGGGATGCTCTTGGTTTgtgcttctgggtcagagagttTGGGGTTTCTGGACAGAGGGCACATCTGAAGAGGAAGCATGAGGAACCATCCCTTTACAACACAAGTAGAGGTCCTTAAAATagtattaaatcttttttaaaaaatgcaccaGCTAAGAAGAATCCCACCATAGGAACATTATGGCAACAGGGAAGCCGAGAGTTCATTTTAAGAGGAGGACGATTAAGTAAAAGAGCTTTTATCTCAAAGAGTAACCTGAAATGGCCCCAAACCCAAAGAGAATGTATACAACTCAAACAAGAAGTTAAAAGTCAAATCAGAGACACTAAGGaaaaactaaccaaaaaaaaaaaaaaaaaaaaaaaaatccgtgCAAGGAAAACCAAAAGCTTATGAAACGAAAAAGGAAACCAACTTGGAAAGGAGAAATAGtctcaagatgaaaataattctttgataatgAGGATGGAGCAAGTACAAGACAAAAAAGTTAAGACAAACCAGGAAATAACAGAAAGGATAGATTTTAGAGATTCAAAACAAAGAGAaccaaatgagaaataaaagttaaaaaacagatctggagaacagatttaagaagagaaaattggactGCCTGACAATTGTGACCtaaaaaagaaccttgaaacaaaaatgcaagaagtaatttaggaaaattgtcctgggggtggaagagccaagatggcaagaGAGGAGACATGACTTTATCAGAACTCTCTCACATAtccctcaaattaacagcaaatCGAGCCTTTGATctggttttgaagtgacagaacccacaagtATTTGCAGTGTGACATATTTCCGccagaagataattttaaagatctccagaaaaggtctgcttcAATTGACCACTGTGGGAAGTAGGCCAAGCACTGGTAATGCAGACCTCCCCCCATCCAGGGTGGTGTGGGCTTCAGGCACCAAGGAATCTAGCAggaggaatctatagcagtgCTGGCTCCTCTGTCCTTGTTACAAGCCGATAAATCAGCATATTAGCtggaaaacatccaacacaaatgcaaaaggcAAATCAGCCGCTCAACCCCAGAATATCTTGGGCCCTGGCCATGCCCAACTAGCACCAGAAgttagtcagcactgacccaacTTAGCCtaatagaggaagcttggacaatcccCCCTTTATCTAAAACAGACCTcaatcttaaaaaacaataagcaaaaagaactctcagcatagttttttatggagaaagagaacaagagatttcaaactctgaggacactaaaagcaggtCATCTCCAGATGAGATCCCAAAGGATGATAGGAATTCGTCCCCATCTCACAAgcctctcttggaagaattcaaaaaggaactTGAAACgagaagaaagataaggaaaggaaatgaaaattttgcaagagggtttcaaaaagaaacattatctaaagaaaactatttaccaaatagatttaatgaaatggtaAAAGCCTATAataccttacaaaatagatttgacaaaataggaaaagaaaataactccttgaaaaatagtttctggggggcggagccaagatggcggagaagaaacacacgactctgtgaacgtcctcactccctcacaaccaattagataaatcagcctcacaaatagccctggactgatagataccacaaggactggaagcacgacttaccagctgaagagaatctggagtttcaacagaaaaggtcagttcccaggggaggaagaagagaggccagcacagatggctgggtgctagcatactgctctgatcgagctgggaagggctctgggaacagagaagccactgagataaaggaatctggcacaggccgttagctcttctctgcttagcatatagcagttcagaagagaaagctaaaatactttaaaaaaactcagaaagattagattttccccggaccctgggggtgactcaggagatcttggcaccagggggtgtggcctcagctaccacctgagaatagttaagagattgacaagtgggtggatacggcccaaggcaacacacattgcctagcttagctggagggagtggaactcagatccgGAAGTACCAGAggagtggaacctttgaactagggacctcggtttctggcagacacttccagtttgagcacaggggcttttcacgtcacctgctgcagacatccactccccacctggaCTCATATGCTAGGCTTTGTGCcatatttactgttcaatctcaacctcagggaagccactaaaacacagcgccctcggggcacagcagtgctagtcacctctgaggcacttccagggagggggtggggaactctctcccagagctctctcttagctcaggcacaagagccactgcatccatccggtctgggagcaagctggtaaagaagtaaataaataatttcctaacccagggacagaccccaaaagattttttaaatatgaacaaaaaagccagaaaaaccatagattcctactacacagagaaatagcgggtatccaaccccgaggaagttaacagcagagagacagcagataacaacctaaaggggaacggttcctgccccccatcacataactctctcctagatgagactattaaaaagttaagaaagcttgaagaaaattgggaaaaggaaagggaagctatgatagagaataactacgtcctgaaattggagttggaaaaaataaagaattcacaggagatgcagggaaacaaaatttgtgaattagaaaaggttaaaaaatcacaggaaagtaggatttctgaattggagaagataaaaaagtctcaagaaaatagaatttctgaattggaaaaagaaaataattctcaaaaaacaaaaattagggaaatggaaaaaaatcaatagagcaaaataattcatttaaaaacgaaattgggcatttacaaaaagaactaaaaactgtgaaagaaggaaataactccttaaaagtcaggatggaacaaatagaaatgaatgattcacagagaacccaagaatcagccaaacaaaacaaaaaaaatgagaagctggagaacaacgtcaaatacttactgggaaaatctatagacctggaaaatagatctaggagagataatgtgcagatcattggacttccagaaaactatgaccaaaaaaagagcctagattctattttacaggcaattatcaaagagaactctccagagataatagaaacagaagggaaagtagatgtggaaagaattcatcaaactccttctgaaacagaccctaaaaaaagaacaccatggaatattgtggctaagctgcagaattaccacacaaaggagaaaatcctgcaagcagctagaaaaaaacaatttaaataccaaggtgccacaataagggtcactcaagatctggctgcctccacattaaaagatagaaggtcctggaacctgataatccgtaaggcaaaagatcaaggactgcaaccaagaatgaactacccagctaactttagcatctttttccatggaagaagatggtcattcaatgaaatagaggaattctatatgtttctaagaaaaaaagcagacttaaacaaaaaatttgatctacatccacaagactgaagagacacagaaaaaggtacacagaacccttgagaaatgtaactctgttgtgggtatataaaaagtactcaaggataatttgattttactgatataaaagaaaaaaagggggctgtagtaaagagaaggaggtcatttcagaaaaaggggaaggaatgataaaaagagggaaactacatcccatgaagaggcatagaaaatacaccatatctgagggaatttattaagggggagaatcattgtgtgaatcttactctcatcaggagaggctcatagagtaaataattaacatttttgtttttcagagaattttctctcacctcattaaaatgggggagagaaaaaggaaaaaggaaaaggagaataagagaagggacttggagggagggggggagggatacttaaaaaaagggagggttgtgcgtcacaaggggggtctgtaaattaaatatcggggagggggatcaggggcgtcaagggaaaaagcataatctggggataatatgatggcaggaaatacagaattagtaattttaactgtaaatgtgaatgggatgaacaatcccatcaacGGAGagggatagcagattggatcaaaaatcagaaccctacaatatgttgtctgcaggaaacacacttaaagcagggagatacatacagagtaaggttggaacagagcctattatgattcaggtaaagccaaaaaagcaggggtagctatccttatctcagatcaagcaaaagcagaagttgatataattaaaagagatcaggaaggaaactatatcctgcttaaaggtagcataaataatgaagccatatcaatactaaacatatatgcaccaagtggtatagcatctaactttctaaaggaaaatttaagagaattgcaagaagaaatagacagtaaaactataatagtgggagatctcaaccttgcactctcagatttagacaaatcaaaccataaaacaagaaagaaatttaaaaagtaaatagaacattagaaaaactaggtatgatagacctttggagaaaactgaatggcaatagaaaggaatatactttcttctcagcagttcatggatcctatacaaaaatagaccatatattaggacataaagatctcaaaattaaatgtaggaaggcagaaataataaatgccttcttctcagatcacaatgcaataaaagctacgttcagtaaaaagttaggaataaatagaccaaaaagtaattggaaactgaataatctcatcttaaagaatgactgggtgaaagagcaaattatagaaacaattaacaatttcacccaagataatgacaatgatgagacatcatatcaaaatctttgggatgcagctaaagcagtaataaggggaaattttatatctttagaggcttatttgaaggaaatagagaaagagaagattaacaaattgggcttacaacttaaaaggctagaaaaagaccaaattataaacccccaaccaaaaattaaacttgaaatacaaaaattaaaaggagaaatcaataatattgaaagtaaaaaaactattgaattaataaataaaaccaagagttggttttatgaaaaagccaataaaatagataaacctttggtaaatttgatcagaataaagaggaaaatcaaattgatagtcttacaaatgaaaagggggatctttccaccaatgaagaggaaattagagaaataatgagttactttgcccaactttatgccaataaatttgataacttaagtgaaatggatgacttcctccaaaaatataggctccctagattaacagaggaggagataaattgcttaaatagtcccatttcagaaaaagaaatagaacaagctattaatcaactccccaggaaaaaatccccagggccagatggattcacatgtgaattctaccaaacatttaaagaacaattagccccaatgttatataaattatttgaaaaaataggggatgaaggagtcctaccgaactctttttatgacacagacatggtactgatacctaaaccaggtagatcaaaaactgagaaagaaaattatagaccaatctccttaatgaatattgatgctaaaatcttaaataa from Sminthopsis crassicaudata isolate SCR6 chromosome 3, ASM4859323v1, whole genome shotgun sequence includes these protein-coding regions:
- the LOC141560379 gene encoding uncharacterized protein LOC141560379, yielding MRRSGPRHRIFALYLENIQQPSDLRSQGHNIPVSSPRKERNAGGPWWMRHLGFDIPPKALALLLILINPPPRSASRAETTHRAPNRNSKVHPIFTNDSETSPKAVPNALTSTIRPPELCSEKAGPNHPEKFSAFKKLRSKEETALSPLSNSTPLDPVFRLRDTSTPKCVRKLAAEMLQEEWSCPENANPPSPIRTSAINIRPKVQPISNPVSSTIPECSYKDDSEMILGECSKQQKSTLSRLAKLITTQKRRGKVNPAFVIHSHSSQTTQGGHSG